The Halobellus sp. MBLA0158 genome has a window encoding:
- a CDS encoding precorrin-3B C(17)-methyltransferase: MAGAPGTSADASPDDDRGTLYVVGIGPGLPHAMTQRATDVIATADCVIASNLYQEFLRRDGTLPPEAAEVEAAADGGSAASDAASSAGDQRPGEETGTILERPDGRRQTLVRSTMGRQIELAREAFERVRAGQDVAHVSGGDPNVYGKSDLLFTMADAEGADDVPIEVVPGVTAALGGAANLGAPLSNDFCTVSLSDKWRGWDEIEEKLRAAAISGFVIVLYNCWRDYERAIEVVSEERADDVPVGIFNDAGRGDAGRNLDDETHTITTLGEATDHDDEVGGMGTSILIGNHETAVWENRERKYLVTPRGGRDVDDF, translated from the coding sequence ATGGCGGGCGCTCCCGGCACTTCTGCCGACGCCTCCCCCGACGACGACCGCGGCACGCTCTACGTCGTCGGCATCGGCCCCGGCCTCCCGCACGCGATGACCCAGCGCGCGACGGACGTGATCGCGACGGCGGACTGCGTGATCGCCTCGAACCTCTACCAGGAGTTCCTCCGGCGCGACGGGACCTTACCCCCCGAGGCCGCCGAAGTCGAGGCGGCCGCCGACGGCGGATCGGCCGCGAGCGACGCGGCCTCCTCGGCGGGCGATCAGAGGCCCGGTGAGGAGACGGGCACGATCCTCGAACGCCCGGACGGACGCCGGCAGACGCTCGTCCGCTCGACGATGGGGCGGCAGATCGAACTCGCACGGGAGGCCTTCGAGCGCGTCCGCGCGGGCCAGGACGTCGCCCACGTCTCCGGCGGCGATCCGAACGTCTACGGCAAGAGCGACCTCCTCTTTACGATGGCCGACGCCGAGGGCGCCGACGACGTCCCGATCGAGGTCGTCCCCGGCGTGACGGCGGCGCTCGGCGGCGCGGCGAACCTCGGCGCGCCGCTGTCGAACGACTTCTGTACGGTCTCGCTGTCGGACAAGTGGCGCGGCTGGGACGAGATCGAAGAGAAGCTCCGCGCGGCGGCGATCAGCGGCTTCGTGATCGTCCTCTACAACTGCTGGCGCGACTACGAGCGCGCGATCGAAGTGGTGAGCGAGGAGCGCGCCGACGACGTCCCGGTCGGCATCTTCAACGACGCCGGCCGCGGCGACGCCGGGCGCAACCTCGACGACGAGACGCACACGATCACTACGCTCGGCGAAGCCACGGACCACGACGACGAGGTCGGCGGGATGGGGACGTCCATCCTGATCGGCAACCACGAGACCGCGGTCTGGGAGAATCGAGAGCGAAAGTACCTCGTCACCCCGCGCGGCGGGCGTGACGTCGACGACTTCTGA
- a CDS encoding DUF3209 family protein, which translates to MSCHEIEALRLGLMNVLGTADRSVREHAEQELDGHLEGPIEALANAETLSELQRHLDAALVDLEAEIAESDADDPEYDYLRGRLVAVRDAERALSRLTDQGESVLDGLGDAHDVLHETFPVEE; encoded by the coding sequence ATGAGCTGCCACGAAATCGAAGCGCTACGACTCGGACTGATGAACGTGCTCGGCACCGCCGACCGCAGCGTGCGCGAGCACGCCGAACAGGAACTGGACGGTCACCTGGAGGGCCCGATCGAGGCCCTGGCGAACGCGGAGACGCTCTCGGAGCTCCAGCGACACCTCGACGCCGCGCTCGTCGACCTGGAAGCGGAGATCGCCGAGAGCGACGCGGACGATCCCGAATACGACTACCTCCGCGGCCGACTCGTCGCCGTCCGCGACGCCGAACGCGCGCTCTCGCGCCTGACCGACCAGGGCGAGAGCGTCCTCGACGGACTGGGCGACGCCCACGACGTGCTCCACGAGACGTTCCCGGTCGAGGAGTAA
- a CDS encoding ferredoxin translates to MTTEYRIRLDREACDGVFACLVRDDRFVEADDGLAAIEAGDGAAADPTDSDELVVDADDDRLRDAEAAARACPLDAIEVTRTAAETEGATAQAQGGER, encoded by the coding sequence ATGACTACTGAGTACCGCATCAGACTCGACCGCGAGGCCTGCGACGGCGTCTTCGCGTGTCTCGTCCGCGACGACCGCTTCGTCGAGGCCGACGACGGGCTGGCGGCGATCGAAGCGGGAGACGGAGCCGCCGCGGATCCGACCGACAGCGACGAACTCGTCGTCGACGCCGACGACGACCGCCTGAGGGACGCTGAAGCGGCCGCCCGTGCGTGTCCGCTCGACGCCATCGAGGTGACGCGGACGGCCGCCGAGACAGAAGGGGCGACGGCGCAGGCCCAAGGGGGCGAACGATGA
- a CDS encoding MBL fold metallo-hydrolase: protein MATELTEGVWHFSLRGVNAYLVFDDVPTLVDAGTPLDESRLRAELGELGMEPGDVGRVLLTHYDLDHIGTLGALAPELDATVYAGPDDAEILTGARSPPISNHKGAFQRLVGVFTSAPNLDVEPIDDGDTIGSFTAYHTPGHTPGHVAYVSADLDAALLGDLVAGADGALEPSGWAMSYDTERVRESIDDLAARAPPFEVACMGHGTPLTAGGSEALAALARE, encoded by the coding sequence ATGGCGACGGAACTGACCGAGGGCGTGTGGCACTTCTCGCTGCGGGGCGTCAACGCCTACCTCGTCTTCGACGACGTGCCGACGCTCGTGGACGCGGGGACGCCCCTGGACGAGTCGCGGCTCCGCGCGGAACTCGGCGAACTCGGGATGGAGCCCGGCGACGTCGGGCGGGTGCTCCTCACCCACTACGACCTCGACCACATCGGGACGCTCGGCGCGCTCGCCCCGGAGCTGGACGCGACCGTCTACGCCGGCCCCGACGACGCCGAGATCCTGACCGGCGCGCGCTCGCCGCCGATCTCGAACCACAAGGGCGCCTTCCAGCGGCTCGTCGGCGTCTTCACCTCGGCCCCGAACCTCGACGTCGAGCCGATCGACGACGGCGACACAATCGGCTCGTTCACGGCGTACCACACGCCCGGCCACACACCGGGCCACGTGGCGTACGTGAGCGCGGACCTCGACGCGGCGCTGCTCGGCGACCTCGTCGCGGGCGCCGACGGCGCGCTGGAGCCCTCCGGCTGGGCGATGAGCTACGACACCGAGCGGGTCCGAGAGAGCATCGACGACCTGGCCGCCCGAGCGCCGCCCTTCGAGGTGGCGTGTATGGGCCACGGGACGCCGCTCACGGCCGGCGGCTCGGAGGCGCTCGCGGCCCTCGCCCGAGAGTGA
- a CDS encoding cobalamin biosynthesis protein — MSDAATPMPEPAADLLAATPETAYFWGRVVGDGDLSRDCVTVRAADPTAADALATVAGTARTDRDHQVAERESAHDASIVRFEDEYELKVFGAPAERAAAALGLPIDDQPGGYRLDAFADHRPQLTRGILEACGTVCFRESSASVGVSFVHDDAACLETVRSQLDAAEPHAPTEDLSETSSGGYWFGLADEADVEEVARWLYAGSDASGLYSDSRRGKLRRSVERAAGREVGSLAE; from the coding sequence ATGAGCGACGCCGCGACGCCGATGCCTGAGCCCGCCGCGGACCTGCTCGCCGCGACCCCCGAGACGGCGTACTTCTGGGGCCGGGTCGTCGGCGACGGCGACCTCTCGCGGGACTGCGTGACAGTCCGGGCCGCGGACCCGACCGCGGCCGACGCACTCGCCACCGTGGCGGGGACCGCGCGGACCGATCGCGATCACCAGGTCGCAGAGCGCGAGTCCGCCCACGACGCCTCGATCGTCCGGTTCGAAGACGAGTACGAACTCAAGGTGTTCGGCGCGCCGGCCGAGCGCGCCGCCGCGGCGCTCGGGCTCCCGATCGACGACCAACCCGGCGGCTACCGGCTCGACGCCTTCGCGGACCACCGGCCGCAGCTGACCCGGGGGATCCTCGAAGCCTGCGGGACCGTCTGCTTCCGGGAGTCGTCGGCGTCGGTCGGCGTCTCGTTCGTCCACGACGACGCGGCGTGCCTGGAGACGGTCCGGTCGCAGCTCGATGCCGCCGAGCCGCACGCCCCCACCGAGGACCTCTCGGAGACCTCCTCGGGCGGGTACTGGTTCGGCCTGGCCGACGAGGCCGACGTCGAGGAGGTCGCCCGCTGGCTCTACGCCGGAAGCGACGCCTCGGGGCTGTACTCGGACTCGCGGCGGGGGAAGCTCCGGCGGAGCGTCGAGCGCGCGGCCGGCCGCGAGGTGGGGTCGCTCGCGGAATGA
- the cobJ gene encoding precorrin-3B C(17)-methyltransferase, whose amino-acid sequence MSTDDTTDTDSTEAASNATSKSKCGASAPDAETDGGVASAGDSSGCGASSSPSSATADSDSSDSACGASKREQTEEKVEASVDDFDADPGRLVAVGLGPGEPEGMTQRARGALLDAEHVVGYTTYIELLPEEVRESADELYDTPMCGEVSRTEEAIDRALAGNDVAIVGSGDPNVYALAGLALEILESKGATADLVDFEVVPGVPAAQSCGARLGAPLVNDTVSISLSDHLTSMPTIESRLHAAAKEGFTIAIYNPWSRKRRENFRKCCEILLEHRDPDTPVGVVHGAGRDDEEVEIVDLGELEELGETDLIDMTTTILVGNEETYVWDDRMVTPRGYESKYDY is encoded by the coding sequence ATGAGCACTGACGACACCACCGACACCGATTCGACCGAAGCGGCATCGAACGCGACATCGAAATCGAAATGCGGCGCCTCGGCCCCGGACGCGGAGACCGACGGCGGCGTCGCGAGCGCGGGCGACTCCTCGGGGTGCGGCGCCTCGTCGTCTCCGTCCTCGGCGACGGCCGATTCCGACTCGTCCGACTCCGCCTGCGGCGCCTCGAAGCGCGAGCAAACCGAGGAGAAGGTCGAGGCGAGCGTCGACGACTTCGACGCCGACCCGGGCCGCCTCGTCGCCGTCGGCCTCGGCCCGGGCGAGCCCGAGGGGATGACCCAGCGCGCCCGCGGCGCCCTCCTCGACGCCGAGCACGTCGTGGGCTATACGACCTACATCGAGCTCCTGCCCGAAGAGGTCAGAGAGTCGGCCGACGAACTCTACGACACGCCGATGTGCGGCGAGGTCTCCCGAACCGAGGAGGCGATCGACCGCGCGCTCGCCGGCAACGACGTCGCCATCGTCGGCAGCGGCGACCCCAACGTCTACGCGCTGGCGGGGCTCGCGCTCGAAATCCTGGAATCCAAGGGCGCCACCGCCGATCTGGTCGATTTCGAGGTCGTCCCCGGCGTCCCGGCGGCGCAGTCCTGCGGCGCCCGGTTGGGCGCGCCGCTCGTGAACGACACGGTGAGCATTTCCCTCTCGGATCACCTGACGTCGATGCCGACGATCGAGTCCCGCCTGCACGCGGCCGCCAAGGAGGGCTTCACCATCGCGATCTACAACCCCTGGAGCCGCAAGCGCCGGGAGAACTTCCGGAAGTGCTGTGAGATCTTACTTGAGCACCGCGATCCCGACACCCCCGTCGGCGTCGTCCACGGCGCCGGCCGGGACGACGAGGAAGTCGAGATCGTCGACCTCGGCGAGCTCGAAGAGCTGGGCGAGACCGACCTGATCGATATGACGACCACGATCCTCGTCGGCAACGAGGAGACCTACGTCTGGGACGACCGGATGGTGACGCCGCGGGGCTACGAGTCCAAGTATGACTACTGA
- a CDS encoding CbiX/SirB N-terminal domain-containing protein — protein sequence MTTNASAASARLDDEAVLLAGHGSRREKSNDQVRELAAGLEDRLGVPVDAGFLELAKPSLSDAIDGLAASVSRISVVHLSLFAASHVKNDVPLAVERARAAHPSLTIHNGAHLGIHPALVDLLDDRAADVEATLGLDRETDDVAVVVCARGSSDPDANADAHKLARLLYEGRAFDRVETAFVGVTEPELTDALHTLAKDRPDGVVVLPYMLGDGVLTGRVREWTADFDGEYPYVDAAAGDPLGTDPRLLDVLGDRWQEARTESVEMSCDTCKYKVELDGYEADVGGARATLRALTHQASHADRDDVDDDPHVHDAPAHHVAVCTNQTCAADGAPEVLERLRQAARDSDACDARITRSSCLGRCGDGPMVAVYPDGVWYGGVDAADAERIVSSHLDRDRIVSDLVDQTL from the coding sequence ATGACGACGAACGCCTCGGCCGCGTCGGCGAGGCTCGACGACGAGGCCGTCCTCCTGGCCGGTCACGGCTCCCGCCGCGAGAAGTCTAACGACCAGGTGCGGGAGCTCGCCGCCGGCCTGGAGGACCGGCTCGGCGTCCCCGTCGACGCGGGCTTTCTCGAACTGGCGAAGCCGTCGCTATCGGACGCGATCGACGGGCTGGCCGCCAGCGTCTCCCGGATCTCGGTCGTCCACCTCTCGCTGTTCGCCGCGAGCCACGTGAAGAACGACGTGCCGCTGGCGGTCGAGCGCGCCCGCGCCGCCCACCCGTCGCTCACGATCCACAACGGCGCGCACCTTGGGATCCACCCCGCGCTCGTCGACCTCCTCGACGACCGCGCGGCCGACGTGGAGGCGACGCTCGGGCTCGACCGTGAGACCGACGACGTCGCGGTCGTGGTCTGCGCCCGCGGCTCCAGCGACCCCGACGCGAACGCCGACGCGCACAAGCTCGCGCGGCTGCTCTACGAGGGCCGGGCGTTCGACCGCGTCGAGACCGCGTTCGTCGGGGTCACGGAGCCGGAGCTGACGGACGCGCTCCACACGCTCGCGAAGGACCGCCCCGACGGCGTCGTCGTGCTCCCGTATATGCTCGGCGACGGCGTGCTCACGGGTCGCGTCCGCGAGTGGACCGCCGACTTCGACGGGGAGTACCCGTACGTCGACGCCGCCGCGGGCGACCCGCTGGGGACCGACCCCCGACTCTTGGACGTGCTCGGCGACCGCTGGCAGGAGGCGCGCACGGAGTCGGTGGAGATGTCGTGTGACACCTGCAAGTACAAGGTCGAACTCGACGGCTACGAGGCGGACGTCGGCGGCGCGCGGGCGACGCTGCGCGCGCTGACCCACCAGGCCTCCCACGCCGACCGCGACGACGTCGACGACGACCCGCACGTCCACGACGCGCCGGCCCACCACGTCGCGGTCTGCACGAACCAGACCTGCGCCGCCGACGGCGCGCCGGAGGTCCTCGAACGCCTCCGGCAGGCCGCCCGCGATTCCGACGCCTGCGACGCGCGGATCACGCGCTCGTCGTGCCTGGGTCGCTGCGGCGACGGCCCGATGGTCGCCGTCTACCCCGACGGCGTCTGGTACGGCGGCGTCGACGCCGCGGACGCCGAACGCATCGTCTCGTCCCACCTCGATCGGGACCGCATCGTCTCGGACCTCGTCGATCAGACACTCTAA
- the cbiG gene encoding cobalt-precorrin 5A hydrolase codes for MSTDANTDGTDEANSATDTEGSGGHCSTPDSDGEVAEEIAIVSFERKLDTAREIVDGIGDAYETVDVIEYHGDVFAEHWGAYDCFVGLMASGIAMRKTAPLLDDKWDDPAIVVVDEELTWAIPITGGHHGANQVAHDLSQLGAVPAMTTASEAAGKQGVESKAKALDAHVVNGDSTVATNLAVLNENLGPVVRLDGPRAVLVDDDVTVLKRNGEAGVVLGTGTVAGVEKAQVLDAWESALGDLDLDFDDVDFVATGTRKEGEDGLYAAAQEIGAGVVLFEKETLEGFEGPSPSRSKELIGWPGIAEASAIAGGREHELAREKERFDDAVTVAVGR; via the coding sequence ATGAGCACGGACGCGAACACGGACGGCACGGACGAGGCGAACAGCGCGACAGACACCGAGGGCTCGGGCGGCCACTGCTCGACGCCCGACTCCGACGGCGAGGTCGCAGAAGAGATCGCGATCGTCAGTTTCGAGCGGAAGCTCGACACCGCCCGCGAGATCGTCGACGGCATCGGCGACGCGTACGAGACCGTCGACGTAATCGAGTACCACGGCGACGTCTTCGCCGAGCACTGGGGCGCGTACGACTGCTTCGTCGGGCTGATGGCCTCGGGGATCGCGATGCGGAAGACCGCGCCCCTGCTGGACGACAAGTGGGACGACCCCGCGATCGTCGTCGTCGACGAGGAACTCACCTGGGCGATCCCGATCACCGGCGGCCACCACGGCGCCAATCAGGTCGCCCACGACCTCTCGCAGCTGGGGGCCGTGCCCGCGATGACGACCGCGAGCGAGGCCGCGGGCAAGCAGGGCGTCGAGAGCAAGGCGAAGGCGCTGGACGCCCACGTGGTCAACGGCGACTCCACGGTCGCGACGAACCTCGCGGTCCTGAATGAGAACCTCGGCCCCGTGGTCCGTCTCGACGGCCCGCGCGCCGTCCTGGTCGACGACGACGTGACCGTCCTCAAGCGCAACGGCGAGGCGGGCGTCGTCCTCGGGACCGGGACCGTCGCGGGCGTCGAGAAGGCCCAGGTGCTCGACGCCTGGGAGTCGGCGCTCGGCGACCTGGACCTCGACTTCGACGACGTCGACTTCGTCGCGACCGGAACCCGAAAAGAAGGGGAAGACGGGCTCTACGCGGCCGCCCAGGAGATCGGCGCGGGCGTAGTCCTCTTCGAGAAGGAGACGCTCGAAGGCTTCGAGGGCCCGTCGCCGTCGCGCTCGAAGGAGCTCATCGGCTGGCCTGGCATCGCCGAGGCGTCGGCCATCGCCGGGGGACGCGAGCACGAACTCGCGCGGGAGAAAGAGCGATTCGACGACGCCGTGACCGTGGCGGTGGGGCGGTAG
- the cbiT gene encoding precorrin-6Y C5,15-methyltransferase (decarboxylating) subunit CbiT: protein MAQVSLPHDAKAGPTKPEVRAVLLAKLDLDPADHFAEVGSCTGAVTAEAARRAGRVTALERKPDRLETTRKNLAANGIDVADADVTLRATEAPEGLPDDADTLFLGGSRNYEAVLDRAVETGVDRIVMNVSRLEVAGAATEAFRERGLLEEVVQFQVSHGYELAGATSFDSENPVYMLVGGVDAAPDAAADGGRR, encoded by the coding sequence ATGGCTCAGGTATCGCTCCCGCACGACGCGAAGGCCGGCCCGACGAAGCCCGAGGTCAGGGCCGTGCTCCTCGCCAAACTCGACCTCGACCCCGCCGACCACTTCGCGGAGGTCGGCTCCTGTACCGGCGCCGTGACCGCCGAAGCGGCCCGCCGGGCCGGCCGCGTGACCGCCTTGGAACGCAAGCCGGACCGGCTCGAAACGACCCGCAAGAACCTCGCGGCGAACGGTATCGACGTCGCCGACGCCGACGTGACGCTCCGCGCGACCGAGGCGCCCGAGGGGCTCCCCGACGACGCGGACACCCTCTTCCTCGGCGGCAGTCGGAACTACGAGGCGGTGCTGGACCGCGCCGTCGAGACCGGCGTCGACCGGATCGTGATGAACGTCTCGCGGCTCGAAGTGGCCGGTGCGGCCACGGAGGCGTTCCGCGAGCGCGGCCTCCTGGAGGAGGTCGTCCAGTTCCAGGTGAGTCACGGCTACGAGCTCGCCGGCGCGACGAGCTTCGATTCGGAGAATCCAGTGTATATGCTCGTCGGGGGAGTCGACGCGGCACCCGACGCCGCGGCGGACGGAGGCCGCCGATGA
- a CDS encoding cobalt-factor II C(20)-methyltransferase encodes MTLYGVGLGPGDADLVTVRGKRVLNDADVVYSPGRLSRSVATEHVPEERIGDLDFPMTRDEDELRRAWKAAAAEIAPRARDGDAAFVTLGDPNVYSTFGHLRRTLAAFHPEVDLEVVPGVSAVTAFATALGVEVAAGERLALREAARGAAPVGPDRLILFKVTDAPATHEGLTEAGYDVVYGRRLFMEQGETVVTDDPSEIDDRDYYTLAYAEKRGAGATPATAAFDTEDASKAAESDAEPTAKTDGGSAASGLGETERAEGEAGGDDPRAGDGVRR; translated from the coding sequence ATGACGCTCTACGGCGTCGGGCTTGGCCCCGGCGACGCCGACCTGGTGACGGTGCGCGGCAAGCGCGTGCTGAACGATGCGGACGTCGTCTACTCGCCCGGCCGGCTCTCCAGGAGCGTCGCGACCGAGCACGTCCCCGAGGAGCGAATCGGCGACCTCGACTTCCCGATGACGCGGGACGAGGACGAACTCCGGCGCGCCTGGAAGGCGGCCGCCGCGGAGATCGCGCCGCGCGCCCGCGACGGCGACGCCGCGTTCGTCACGCTCGGCGACCCGAACGTCTACTCCACGTTCGGCCACCTGCGCCGGACGCTCGCGGCGTTCCACCCCGAGGTCGATCTCGAAGTCGTCCCCGGCGTCAGCGCCGTGACCGCCTTCGCGACCGCGCTCGGCGTGGAAGTCGCCGCCGGCGAGCGCCTCGCGCTCCGGGAAGCCGCTCGAGGCGCGGCGCCCGTCGGTCCGGACCGGCTGATCCTCTTCAAGGTCACCGACGCGCCCGCGACCCACGAGGGTCTCACCGAGGCCGGCTACGACGTCGTCTACGGCCGGCGGCTGTTTATGGAGCAGGGCGAGACGGTCGTGACCGACGACCCGAGCGAGATCGACGACCGCGACTACTACACGCTGGCCTACGCCGAAAAGCGGGGCGCGGGAGCGACGCCCGCCACCGCCGCGTTCGACACTGAGGACGCGTCCAAAGCGGCCGAGTCCGACGCGGAGCCGACCGCCAAGACCGACGGCGGATCGGCCGCGAGCGGGCTCGGCGAGACGGAGCGCGCCGAGGGCGAAGCCGGCGGCGACGACCCGCGTGCGGGAGACGGGGTGCGCCGATGA
- a CDS encoding cobalt-precorrin-4/precorrin-4 C(11)-methyltransferase, translating to MTDTGAADPQTAIDAETAAGARERDPRIEARNAGDVGEGIPFIGAGPGDPGLLTVTGRELVEDADLVVHAGSLVNSDLLEEYCADAETVSSIGKDLEELVPLMRDAYEAGRDVVRLHSGDPAIYGAAVEQMDALEHEGVPTYIVPGVTSSFAAAATLRTQLTLNGVANHVAFTRPQGKTLVPEDDHIAEFVEMGDVTTCVYLGTHAVAETMDRLLDAGRDPDTPVTVVYHASWPDEDVIEGTIGTIGERVEAAGYRASALVVIGDAARKEGYERSYLYGDWANRGAGESGENDTANGEADD from the coding sequence ATGACCGACACCGGCGCGGCCGACCCACAGACCGCCATCGACGCTGAGACCGCGGCGGGCGCGCGGGAGCGCGATCCCCGCATCGAGGCGCGGAACGCCGGCGACGTCGGCGAGGGCATCCCCTTCATCGGCGCCGGACCGGGCGATCCCGGCCTCCTGACCGTCACCGGCCGGGAGCTCGTCGAGGACGCGGACCTCGTCGTCCACGCGGGCTCGCTCGTCAACAGTGACCTCCTGGAGGAGTACTGCGCCGACGCGGAGACGGTGTCGAGCATCGGCAAGGACTTGGAGGAGTTGGTCCCGCTGATGCGCGACGCCTACGAGGCGGGGAGGGACGTCGTGCGCCTCCACAGCGGCGACCCCGCGATCTACGGCGCGGCCGTCGAGCAGATGGATGCACTGGAACACGAGGGCGTCCCGACCTACATCGTCCCGGGCGTGACCTCGTCGTTCGCGGCCGCGGCCACCCTCCGCACCCAACTGACGCTGAACGGCGTCGCCAACCACGTCGCCTTCACGCGGCCGCAGGGCAAGACGCTCGTCCCCGAGGACGACCACATCGCCGAGTTCGTCGAGATGGGCGACGTGACGACCTGCGTCTACCTCGGGACCCACGCCGTCGCGGAGACGATGGACCGCCTCCTCGACGCCGGCCGCGATCCCGACACGCCCGTGACGGTCGTCTACCACGCGTCCTGGCCGGACGAGGACGTCATCGAGGGCACGATCGGGACGATCGGCGAGCGCGTCGAGGCGGCGGGCTACCGCGCCTCCGCGCTCGTCGTGATCGGCGACGCGGCGCGCAAGGAGGGCTACGAGCGCTCCTACCTCTACGGCGACTGGGCGAACCGCGGCGCAGGCGAGAGCGGGGAGAATGACACGGCCAACGGCGAGGCCGACGACTGA
- a CDS encoding pirin family protein encodes MSTDESDPESGSADGSPVPGETVQHGTGVTSNRAFPTSHYAAHLDPFVLFERFYIDPDQGFPMHPHKGFEIVSYLLDGGMAHEDSLGVSHTAYEGDAMRITTGGGIRHSEFPADGAACNGLQLWVNLPREDKEIDADYTDASADELPTREAEGATVTIVVGDGSPIDLRTEMEYLDAVVDDAWTWSVPEGWSGFLYGVEGDGTVAGEPFGEGDVLPVTEARDVAVATDSRLRVVAVAGRPHGEPIQQRGPFVF; translated from the coding sequence ATGTCGACCGACGAGAGCGATCCCGAAAGCGGGAGCGCAGACGGCAGCCCGGTCCCTGGTGAAACGGTCCAACACGGGACAGGCGTCACCTCCAACCGCGCGTTCCCGACGAGCCACTACGCCGCCCACCTGGATCCGTTCGTGCTCTTCGAGCGCTTCTACATCGATCCCGACCAGGGCTTTCCGATGCACCCCCACAAGGGGTTCGAGATCGTCTCCTATCTCCTCGACGGGGGGATGGCCCACGAGGACTCGCTCGGCGTCTCCCACACGGCCTACGAGGGCGACGCGATGCGGATCACGACCGGCGGCGGCATCCGCCACTCGGAGTTCCCAGCCGACGGCGCCGCCTGCAACGGCCTCCAGCTGTGGGTGAATCTCCCGCGGGAGGACAAGGAGATCGACGCCGACTACACCGACGCGAGCGCGGACGAGCTCCCGACCCGCGAGGCCGAGGGCGCGACGGTCACCATCGTCGTCGGCGACGGCTCGCCGATCGACCTCCGCACCGAGATGGAGTACCTCGACGCCGTCGTCGACGACGCCTGGACCTGGTCGGTTCCGGAGGGCTGGTCCGGGTTCCTGTACGGCGTCGAGGGCGACGGCACCGTCGCGGGCGAGCCCTTCGGCGAGGGCGACGTCCTCCCCGTCACGGAGGCTCGCGACGTCGCGGTCGCGACCGACTCGCGCCTCAGGGTCGTCGCCGTCGCCGGCCGACCGCACGGAGAGCCGATCCAGCAGCGCGGCCCGTTCGTCTTCTGA
- a CDS encoding DUF7839 domain-containing protein, whose product MAENADDAEEFGVLRSKRNATRYQILVQIAERQPAVNQQEIADAIGITAQAVSDYLQDLVEQSYVNKHGRGRYEVTKEGVDWLISQTDELRRFIEHVSEDVIGQVEIETAIATTEIREGETVSLTMRDGVLRAMAGDTGSATAVAVTDADPGRDVGITNVQGVVDYDLGTVTVVAVPQVQNGGSAAVPTDRVRALADEHDLVAVAETVAVAVADAADLDPDIRFGSAVAVGEAAARGLDVLLVAATDVLSSHTDKLREQNVSYEVVDIVED is encoded by the coding sequence ATGGCCGAGAACGCGGACGACGCGGAGGAGTTCGGCGTTCTGCGGAGCAAGCGGAACGCGACCAGGTACCAGATCCTCGTCCAGATCGCCGAGCGCCAGCCCGCGGTCAATCAGCAGGAGATCGCCGACGCCATCGGCATCACGGCCCAGGCCGTCAGCGACTACCTGCAGGACCTCGTCGAGCAGAGCTACGTCAACAAACACGGCCGGGGCCGCTACGAGGTGACGAAGGAGGGCGTCGACTGGCTGATCTCCCAGACCGACGAACTGCGCCGCTTCATCGAGCACGTCTCCGAGGACGTGATCGGCCAGGTCGAGATCGAGACCGCGATCGCGACGACGGAAATCCGCGAGGGCGAGACGGTCTCGCTGACGATGCGGGACGGCGTCCTCCGGGCGATGGCCGGCGACACGGGCTCTGCGACGGCGGTCGCGGTCACCGACGCCGACCCCGGCCGGGACGTCGGGATCACGAACGTCCAGGGCGTCGTCGACTACGACCTCGGGACCGTCACCGTGGTCGCGGTGCCGCAGGTCCAGAACGGCGGCAGCGCCGCCGTCCCGACAGACCGGGTCCGAGCGCTGGCCGACGAGCACGACCTCGTGGCGGTCGCCGAGACCGTAGCGGTCGCCGTCGCCGACGCCGCCGACCTCGATCCCGACATCCGTTTTGGGAGCGCGGTCGCGGTCGGGGAAGCCGCCGCCAGGGGCTTGGACGTGCTGCTCGTGGCCGCCACCGACGTGCTGTCGAGCCACACCGACAAGCTCCGCGAGCAGAACGTCAGCTACGAGGTCGTCGACATCGTCGAGGACTGA